A genomic region of Ammospiza nelsoni isolate bAmmNel1 chromosome 3, bAmmNel1.pri, whole genome shotgun sequence contains the following coding sequences:
- the CDC42EP3 gene encoding cdc42 effector protein 3: MPAKTPIYLKAANNKKGKKFKLRDILSPDMISPPLGDFRHTIHIGKEGQHDVFGDISFLQGNYELLPGNEGETRLSQSGIHNEFLRANSTSESMFTETPSPVLKNAISLPAIGGSQALTLPLLSPVTFNSKQESIRSSRNPRLSCEPVIEEKLQEKGKEMEDEETYKDDIWGQNGSSSHFTNGSDSHSSSFSERCTDWQTADLLHDSRLSCELTKTKSEESLSDLAGSLLSLQLDLGPSLLDEVLNVMDKNKS; the protein is encoded by the coding sequence ATGCCAGCCAAGACACCCATCTACTTGAAAGCTGCTAACAataagaaagggaagaaattcaAACTAAGGGATATCTTATCTCCTGATATGATCAGTCCTCCGCTTGGAGATTTTCGTCATACCATACACATTGGAAAAGAGGGACAGCATGATGTTTTCGGAGACATCTCATTTTTGCAGGGCAACTATGAGCTGTTGCCTGGAAATGAAGGTGAAACCAGACTTAGCCAGTCTGGTATCCACAATGAATTCTTAAGGGCAAACAGCACTTCTGAATCCATGTTTACAGAAACTCCATCACCAGTGCTCAAAAATGCTATTTCCCTTCCTGCCATTGGGGGTTCTCAAGCCCTTACATTGCCGTTATTGTCACCAGTGACATTTAATTCAAAGCAAGAATCCATCAGGTCATCCAGAAATCCTAGGCTTAGCTGTGAGCCAGTAATagaagaaaagctgcaggagAAAGGTAAAGAGATGGAGGATGAAGAAACGTACAAAGATGACATATGGGGGCAAAATGGTTCTTCTTCACATTTTACCAACGGTAGCGACAGTCACTCATCCAGCTTTTCTGAACGATGCACGGATTGGCAAACAGCGGATTTACTGCATGACAGTCGGCTTTCATGTGAACTAACCAAGACAAAGTCTGAAGAATCCCTTTCAGATCTTGCAGGCTCCCTTCTCTCATTACAACTTGACTTGGGGCCCTCACTTTTGGATGAGGTCCTCAATGTAATggacaaaaataaatcttag